A genomic region of Aspergillus oryzae RIB40 DNA, chromosome 1 contains the following coding sequences:
- a CDS encoding Mob1/phocein family protein (cell cycle-associated protein Mob1-1): MATFFQSVRQGFGRGGSNKNNNNNNSAPKMNNGSPAQSPVPQVPQAGPVPNSPSIASNMPLDGPAAYDPDAPKYFFQEKYAPLNVKGNFLTLCACPKNVELGEWLAHQIVEQYRLLHGMLQVIQEVNGVTGVPICNETTCPTMSAGRLTYTWLVDGRAAKISAPKFINRVEKWIISKIHDPVMFPTDKVNGLPDTFALHEISGTSPSSPSAITPSEEWIGKSSGFPQTFYKDCQGIMKQMFRCYAHLYHAHWLHPFWHINKHDILNMCFVHFVTVAKYYKLVSDKEMEPMQPLIDLFIKQQRIPPEALSGGHWGQPNSS; encoded by the exons ATGGCGACCTTCTTTCAAAGTGT ccGTCAGGGGTTTGGCCGGGGTGGTAGTAACaagaataacaacaacaacaatagcGCCCCTAAGATGAACAATGGAAGCCCAGCTCAGTCGCCAGTTCCTCAGGTTCCCCAGGCAGGTCCAGTGCCCAACTCGCCCTCTATCGCTTCAAACATGCCCCTGGACGGCCCCGCAGCATACGACCCCGACGCACCAAAGTACTTTTTCCAGGAAAAGTATGCCCCGTTAAATGTCAAAGGTAATTTCTTGACATTATGTGCCTGCCCTAAGAATGTGGAGCTTGGAGAATGGTTGGCGCATCAGA TTGTCGAACAATATCGCTTGCTCCATGGTATGCTCCAGGTTATCCAGGAGGTTAACGGAGTTACTGGTGTCCCCATTTGTAACGAGACCACCTGCCCAACTATGTCTGCTGGACG CCTAACGTATACCTGGCTCGTGGATGGTCGTGCTGCCAAGATCTCTGCCCCCAAGTTCATCAACCGTGTCGAGAAATGGATTATCAGCAAGATCCACGACCCCGTTATGTTCCCCACCGACAAGGTCAACGGCTTGCCGGATACCTTCGCGCTCCATGAGATCTCGGGCACCAGCCCCTCCAGTCCTAGCGCGATCACGCCTAGTGAGGAGTGGATTGGCAAGTCCAGTGGCTTCCCCCAGACATTTTACAAAGACTGTCAAGGAATCATGAAGCAGATGTTCCGTTGCTACGCCCATCTGTACCATGCACATTGGCTGCACCCTTTCTGGCACATTAATAAACACGACATCCTTAACATGTGTTTCGTACATTTTGTTACAGTCGCCAAATATTACAAGCTTGTTTCTGACAAAGAGATGGAGCCTATGCAGCCACTGATCGATCTCTTCATTAAACAGCAGAGAATCCCCCCCGAGGCGCTTTCGGGCGGTCACTGGGGCCAACCAAATTCTAGCTGA
- a CDS encoding uncharacterized protein (predicted protein) encodes MSAESLPITLAAFAEAIKELPLSSVYAKASELSNSIAHLRRSNQELRAFMHESCDTEAEQRELEMYITENEEVIRSMHERNLLLKSEIEGRGQQWIEMWDTAPDARADENQQPSASEPATNGAAAEQPNGAQQELRSTRSVPDTQPLWPLQCSVLAIRFCTRSSEQFWVF; translated from the exons ATGTCTGCAGAATCCCTTCCAATTACTCTCGCTGCATTTGCGGAAGCTATCAAAGAGCTTCCACTTTCCTCTGTGTACGCCAAAGCCTCCGAACTTTCCAACTCTATCGCACATCTGCGGCGCTCAAATCAAGAACTAAGGGCGTTCATGCATGAGTCATGCGACACCGAGGCTGAGCAAAGGGAGCTGGAAATGTATATCactgaaaatgaagaagtGATAAGATCGATGCACGAAAGGAATCTGCTACTAAAGTCGGAAATAGAGGGCCGGGGTCAGCAATGGATCGAGATGTGGGACACCGCGCCAGATGCGAGAGCAGATGAGAATCAACAGCCATCCGCATCTGAACCCGCTACAAATGGGGCAGCTGCAGAACAACCAAATGGTGCGCAGCAGGAACTACGCAGCACGAGGTCTGTTCCTGAT ACCCAACCTCTATGGCCACTACAATGCTCGGTTCTCGCAATCCGCTTTTGTACTAGGTCTAGTGAGCAATTCTGGGTCTTCTGA
- a CDS encoding rhomboid protease PCP1 (integral membrane protease of the rhomboid family involved in different forms of regulated intramembrane proteolysis): MSNVFCIAWRIPCSGPRSLSLLPTTAASLRSTCRVSSPWCLGTISARHLGPLNLLYPTTPYQYCPRTTSEQLPSSIRSFTSSRCLRTKSDSKVENGVQLRPQPFTTAEINAIFGSRAKITPQMGNRILAVLQGRRLDGTLDLDLPSDITRSVRPSSLDAAMKWLRKNYPLDEDAAIIARIEREELQEEEKHVRRAEELGLYKPQSGSYGAELGESNDLYGKSVLKETRKRNEARLLAEQEKKRQEWLDGEQKEREKLEHMRQKNTTLQRFEDTAALEAWIQKHHLRATDWDLDVSKLTNGGRILRILSITLVTFGLCYVFSNNYQAPAKADRLWPDVPPAAATVMAIIGTNVGVFLLWKLCPPAWRLLNRHFITVAAYPRPLSLIGNVFSHQTVNHLALNMVVLWFVGTRLHDEIGRGNFLALYLASGVFGSFTSLTVNILKGNLGLTALGASGAISALVAAWCMLHADEKFTLFFLPPEWQEVASAKGWIVLTGLVALEFVNMFTRRALIDYWAHLGGFLAGTLWSTAYKKRKENERLINKTWYERTFRD; the protein is encoded by the exons ATGAGCAATGTGTTCTGTATAGCATGGCGGATCCCATGCTCGGGGCCCCGTTCCTTGAGCCTGCTTCCAACTACTGCAGCGTCGCTGCGCTCCACTTGTCGTGTGTCCTCTCCATGGTGTCTTGGTACCATATCCGCGCGGCACCTTGGACCTTTGAACCTTCTTTACCCTACGACGCCTTACCAGTATTGTCCCCGTACGACGTCAGAGCAGCTCCCAAGCTCCATCCGATCGTTTACAAGCTCGAGATGCTTGCGCACTAAGTCGGACTCTAAAGTTGAAAATGGTGTCCAGCTCCGGCCGCAGCCCTTCACCACGGCCGAAATCAATGCAATCTTTGGGAGCCGTGCGAAGATAACCCCTCAGATGGGAAACCGGATTCTCGCTGTTCTCCAGGGTAGGCGTCTTGATGGCACCCTTGATCTTGACCTTCCTTCCGATATAACTCGCTCCGTCCGTCCTTCTAGTCTCGATGCGGCAATGAAATGGTTACGCAAGAATTATCCACTCGATGAAGATGCTGCTATTATCGCACGAATCGAACGAGAAGAGCtgcaggaggaggaaaagcacGTCCGACGCGCAGAAGAGCTGGGCCTCTACAAACCTCAGAGTGGCTCCTACGGTGCTGAACTAGGCGAATCGAATGACCTATATGGCAAAAGTGTTCTGAAAGAAACGAGGAAACGAAATGAAGCACGGCTCTTGGccgaacaagaaaagaaacgtCAAGAATGGCTCGACGGTGAACAGAAGGAGCGTGAAAAGTTAGAGCATATGAGGCAGAAGAATACGACACTCCAGAGGTTCGAAGATACAGCAGCGTTGGAAG CATGGATACAGAAACACCATCTACGAGCCACTGACTGGGACCTGGATGTGTCTAAATTGACGAAT GGTGGTCGTATTCTCCGGATCCTTAGCATCACACTTGTAACTTTTGGCTTATGCTACGTTTTTTCAAACAATTACCAAGCTCCCGCCAAGGCTGATCGGTTGTGGCCTGATGTTCCCCCAGCAGCAGCTACGGTCATGGCTATAATAGGAACGAATGTCGGTGTTTTCCTTTTATGGAAGCTTTGCCCTCCGGCCTGGAGGCTTCTTAATCGTCATTTCATTACTGTCGCTGCCTATCCTCGTCCGCTCAGTTTAATCGGGAACGTCTTTAGCCATCAAACGGTAAATCATCTCGCACTCAACATGGTGGTCTTATGGTTCGTTGGGACAAGGC TTCATGATGAGATTGGTCGTGGAAACTTCTTAGCTTTGTATCTGGCTTCTGGCGTTTTCGGGTCCTTCACATCTTTGACCGTCAATATCCTGAAAGGGAATTTGGGTCTTACTGCCCTTGGAGCTAGCGGAGCTATCTCGGCTCTGGTTGCTGCTTGGTGCATGCTTCATGCCGA TGAGAAAtttactcttttctttcttccaccTGAATGGCAGGAAGTCGCCTCAGCCAAAGGATGGATAGTCCTGACTGGCCTTGTCGCCTTGGAATTCGTCAACATGTTTACCCGCCGAGCATTGATTGATTACTGGGCTCACCTTGGTGGGTTTCTAGCGGGAACACTATGGTCAACTGCATacaagaagcgcaaggaaAACGAACGACTAATAAATAAGACATGGTATGAGCGCACCTTTCGGGACTGA
- a CDS encoding uncharacterized protein (predicted protein), translating into MFVYDGVDCRPVYYRELLEERVFEPCNVGEEPQFLFWNLPIADLGPCFNGRHYVLGFDYNNRALFARHFEWMPNKTDDLWCVWDLGFTMYSITIPDLIILLESSLSEEVHVGMGILSSSPYCMAMGSCDDPGMEIVITILFCRWVLDFAEAIFEQNGYIMERFKGRLARYMEESRIILARASYRAWLVSRGGYTKATSQRNSSIGKFTSDLFTFSKSVEDGSLKTQSWRAPGLDTCNMLRHQDRVQRKAETEQRLESLFTISEVDTPPESPGEILGGMIARSKESLAAFCPDRTPRISPRSKYGSVPLHRRGSMSPETVKQIFDLIDTRPELDCPENRAHFEELRTILATDVQQKTVNDSVTPKLGHENDSWKVEVHSMLEPKALVNHYRLHSSLVLD; encoded by the exons ATGTTTGTGTATGACGGTGTTGATTGTCGCCCTGTGTATTACAGAGAGCTACTGGAAGAACGTGTTTTTGAGCCCTGTaatgttggagaagaaccTCAGTTCCTATTTTGGAACCTTCCCATTGCCGATTTGGGACCTTGCTTCAATGGCAGACACTATGTCCTGGGATTTGACTATAACAACAGAGCCTTATTTGCCCGCCATTTTGAGTGGATGCCCAACAAGACCGATGATCTTTGGTGTGTGTGGGACCTTGGGTTCACCATGTACAGTATCACCATACCGGATCTCATCATTCTTCTAGAGTCTAGTCTTTCTGAGGAAGTGCATGTTGGCATGGGAATCCTCAGCTCAAGCCCTTATTGCATGGCAATGGGGTCATGTGATGATCCAGGGATGGAAATCGTCATTACCATTCTCTTCTGCCGGTGGGTGCTGGACTTCGCGGAGGCTATCTTCGAGCAGAACGGATATATCATGGAAAGATTCAAAGGGAGGCTCGCTCGCTACATGGAAGAGAGTCGAATTATCCTGGCACGGGCCTCGTACAGGGCATGGCTTGTTTCACGGGGCGGCTATACGAAGGCAACTTCCCAGCGGAACTCATCTATTGGCAAGTTCACTAGCGACCTTTTCACGTTTAGCAAGTCcgttgaagatggcagcTTGAAAACTCAGTCTTGGCGTGCACCAGGCTTGGACACTTGCAACATGCTCCGTCATCAGGACCGGGTTCAGAGAAAGGCAGAGACGGAGCAACGACTAGAAAGTCTCTTCACCATTTCGGAAGTCGATACACCTCCCGAATCCCCGGGGGAGATTCTGGGGGGGATGATAGCCAGATCAAAAGAGAGTCTAGCTGCATTTTGCCCTGATAGAACTCCCAGAATTTCACCCCGATCTAAGTATGGATCGGTTCCTTTACACCGCCGGGGTTCGATGTCTCCCGAAACTGTCAAA CAGATTTTTGACCTAATCGATACCCGACCGGAATTGGATTGCCCCGAAAATCGTGCTCATTTTGAAGAGTTGCGGACTATACTCGCAACGGATGTCCAACAAAAGACCGTAAATGACTCGGTCACTCCAAAATTGGGTCATGAGAATGACAGTTGGAAAGTAGAAGTACACTCAATGTTGGAGCCAAAAGCGCTGGTGAACCATTATCGTCTCCATTCCAGCTTGGTACTCGACTAA